The following DNA comes from Streptomyces sp. NBC_00690.
TTCGGACGAGCCTGCCGGATCGAAGCCAGCGCGAGTAATTCTGAGAACCCCAGCGGCAAGCGCTCCGGCCGATTCGTCCATCAGACCGTCAAGTGCGGCGTCAGCAAAATCTCGTGGGAGTCCGGCAACCAGAGGCTGACCAAGTTCGCTGCGGCAGCTCGGAGGGGTTTGGATCTCCAGCAGATTTCCTCCACATGGAACTTCGAATGCGGTGACCAACTCCTGAGGTCTCACAATGGGAGTGAAAAACCCGCCCAAGAGCGCTCTGGCTGTCATGCCTCCGAAGTTTCTACGCACTTCTACCGTCATATGAACGGTGTGTTCTGCGTAGAATGAGGATGGTGAAAGGTGGAGATGCTTTTCTGTAGCGGTATAGAAACCGGACGGCTCGTCCCTGCGCATGGCGATTGCGCGGGCGCCTTCGATGTGGACTGTCATTAATCCATCCCCCAAGCTTTGCGCCACGCTTTGTTGAACCAACCTGGATATTGGGCGATCACGTCAGGGCTATAGTTCTTGAGGTGAGGATGTGTCTTCAGGGCGATTTCGTGTGCTTCTTCGTAAGGCATCCCCTCGTCCATCAACTTGGCTTCGGTCAGTTCATGTCGCATGAAGTAAATCTGGCCCTCCGAAAGTGGTAGCCCTGCCTCCATGCGCGCGCGAATGTTTTCGATCATGGCGTCATTGACCTCCCACGGGTCCACGCGCGTCCCGAGATGCTCGGCGACGCGTGCTAGGTCCTCTGTGGAGTAGTGCTCTCCGGACGGGACCTTGTCCTCAGGCGCCTTGTCCGGCGGGTAATCGTTCGGGGCGAGCCCCAAGTAGTCACTCTGTGCCTTGGGGTTGCCGACGTAGGAAACGGGATTGGGGTTCGGCGCCAGCCCGAGGGGATCTACCGAAAGATATCGTGCGGTCCCGGGGTCGTAGTGGCGTAAATAGTTGTAGTGAAGGCCGGTTTCGGGATCATAATACTGACCGGGGAAACGCAGAGGCGTGTATCCGGATGCATCGGTGTTCCAAGCCGTGATGCCCCACAGGGTAGTGCGACTCCGCCAAGCGATGTCGCCTGTCTCAGTGATGAGTTCGGTGGGAGTGCCGATGATGTCGGTGGCGATGGCGAAGAAGCGTTCGTCGACTGTCGCATGGGGAACCGCTTCTGAGTGGATGCGTTCGGTCTGAGCCAGTGGCCGGCGTCCGTGATGATCCCAAGTGAGGGTTATCGAGTTCGGAAGTTCTCGGGACGAGCTGGTCTGTTCGCATAGGGTGGTGCCGTCCCAGGTGAAGCGAGTCTCCTCCACAACGGTCTCGCCGTCGTCGGCGAGTCGTTGCTTGGCGGTGCGACGACCGAGAGGGTCGTAGCGGTACCGCCATCGGACGCCATCCGGTGTGGTGATTCCGGTGAGAAGGTCTTCGGCATTCCATGAGTAGTGCCAAATATCGGGTTTGCGGGAAATCCGAGTTCTCTGGCGAACGATGACTCGTCCGAGGGCGTCGTGTCGATAGCGAATGCTTCCAGCACGGGAAATGTTCGTGCCTTCGTAGACACGTGTACCTGCTGCCTCATGGCCCGGATGGACGGTGGGCCAAGACGCATGGGTTTGGTTCCCGGCCGAATCGTAGGTGTACGTCTCGGTCCACCCCGCTGCGGTGACCGTCGTAACCCTGTTTGCGGTATCCAGCTCGAAACTGGATGCGCCGCGCAAAGCGTCGTCCAGTGTCGTTAGCTGACCGTCGGCGCGGTAGGTGTAGGCGCGGTGATTCACGACCCTGGCGTCAGCCGTGAAATGTTCGGCGGACAGGCGACCTGCTGCATCCCAAGTCGATAGAAAGGCGAGTGTTTCACCGTATGTGCGTTTGCGCTCGTGACCTGCGGCATCGCGGGTAAACGCGACGTGATGTTTGCCGCTGGTGAGGCGGGCGAGATGGCCCGCGGCATCGTAGCTGTAGCTGGTGACCCGGCCGGTCGGCGTGGTGCGGCGAGTGCGCCGGCCGAGCGTGTCATACGCATAGGTGGTGGCGTCGCCGTCTGACACTTCCGTTTTGACCCGTCCGCGTCGGTCGTATTGGTAGGTCAGCTCACAGTTTGAGCCTGCTGCCCGGATCAACCGTCCCGCGCGGTCGTAGGTGTAGTGGGTGACCTCGCCCAATACGTCCTTGCAGACCACTCGGCCGACTTGGTCCCGCTCGTAGGTGATCACCTGACCGAGTGCATTCGTCAGGGAGCGGAGCCGTCCGGCCGGGTCGAGCGAATAGGTGAGTGTGCGGCCGTCGAAGTCGGTCTCGGACGTCAGAAAGCCGCCGCGATCGTAGGTATAGGACCACGTCATGCCCTGAGGGTTGATCACCTCAGTGAGTCGGAGCTCGTTGTCATGCCGAAACTCATACCGCGCTCCATCGGGGTCGGTTCGAGCCGACAGGAGATCGAAGTGCGTGTACTCAAACTGAGTGGTCCGACCTGCTGCATCAGTGTGGCTGGTGCAGTTGCCCTCGCCGTCGTAAGCCCAAGCCTCGCTGGCACCATCTGGCCCGGTCCGTTGTGTCAACCCACCATCAGAACCCCATGCGAGGCGTGTGATCGCACCCAAGGGGTCCGTGATGCGAATAGGGCGCCCGAAGCCGTCACGGTCGATGCAGATGGTCCCGCCAGCAGGGTCGGCCGTTCTTGACGGGAGACCCGCGCCATTGCAGAGCACGTGGGCGACTCCACCCTGTGCGTCGGTGACCGAAGTGGGGCGCCCTTGGGCGTCATAGGTCCAGCGCGTGCTGGAACCGCACTGATCGGTGGCCACGACCAGATTGCCGTTCTCGTCGTACTCCTGGCGTTTGCTGGTTCCGTCTCTGCCGAAGAGATTTGTCGGTAGGCCGGAGGAGTTGTACTCCGTACGCGCTTCACTCGTGTCGGCGAGGGTGACGGTGGTGAGTCTGTCCTGTTGGTCGTAGGTGTAGGTGGTGGTGTGGCCTAGGGGGTTGGTGTGGGTGAGTTGGTTGCCTCTGGCGTCGTAGGTGTAGCGGGTGGTGTGGCCGTGGGGGTTGGTGGTGGCGAGGGTGCGGGAGTTGTGGTCGATGAGGTGGTGGGTGGTGTGGCCTTGGGCGGTGGTGAGGGTGGTGGTGCGGTGGCCGGTTGTGGGGTCGGGGGTGCTGTAGGTGAGGGTGAGTTGGTAGTGGCCGGCTTCGCCGATGACGCGGTGCCGGTTGTCGTAGACGTAGTCGTAGCGGCTGTTGTTGGAGTCGATCCAGGCGGTGACGTGGTGGTGTTCGTCGTACTCGAAGGTGAGGGTGGCGCCGGAGGGTTTGGTGACGGTGGTGAGGTCGCCGTCGGTGTAGCCGTAGGTCCTGATCGGGTGGCTGGTGTCGCCTTCCGCAAGGGTGAGTGCGGTGATCCGGCCGTTGTCTCCGTCGGTGGCGAGGGTGAGGTGGTAACCGCCGGAGTGGACCAGGGCCAACGGGGTACCGGTGTCGGTGCGGTCGATGGTGATGGTGTTGTGGTTGCGGTCGGTGATCTGGGTCAGCCAGATGTCACCGTCCGTACCGGGCTCGGCGCCGGGAGCGGCGGTGAAGTGGCGGACCAGCCCGGTGTCGGGGTCGGTGATCGTGTAGTCACCGGACTCCCACCGCACGAGCCGCGCACGGGACCTGCCGGTCTCCGGCGCGGTGGGCAGCCCGGGAACGGGGTGGGGATAGGTGAGGAGCAGCCCGTCGGCGGTGATGTGGATGACACCGATCGGGTCGATCTCCAGCCGTTCATCGACAGTGGACGACCATGAGGGGCCGAAGAAGCGACCGGAACGGTAGCCGGATTCCACCCGGCGGGTGAAGACCAACGGCAAGGTGCCCGGCAACACCACATCCGTCTGCGGCAAGAACATACGCCCTGAAGCCAGATCGACGGGGTCCGTGTTCTGCGTGGTGCGCTCACCATCGGGCCGATTGTGCGTCCCCGCGGGGGCATCATCGACAGCCTTGCGCGCCCGTGACGCATCCGCCGCCAGATCAGCAGCTTCCTTCGCGATCCGCGCACCCTTGACCGCAGCCCCACCACCACCCGTCGCCGCAGTCAGCAACAGATCCGGCACCAACCGACCAAGACCCTCAGCCGGGTCCTTCATAAACCCGGTCACCATCTGCTTACCCGCACCCCACGGGTCATTCGCCACCTGCACCAACCCAGCAGCCGTACTACTGAGCGCCAACGCATACTCAGCCGGATGCGTCAGATTGTACGGATCCAACGGATTCACACTACGCACAAAGTTGACCAGCCCCGCCGTCCCCTTGACGATCCCACCAACAAAATGGGACTGCATCACCTCAAGCTCATCCAGCCCACTCTTCGCCTGCTCGGCGTAGGAGGGTTTCGGCGGAGCCGCATCCCGCGCCGCACGCACCGAAGCACGCGCCGTCTCCGCAGCAGAATTCCGCTGCCGACGCGCCTCCGCCAGAATCTCCTGCGCCTCCTTCATCAACGCCACACCCGGATCAACAAACTTCCCCGGCTTCGCCGGCAACGACGACACATCCTGCTTCTCCGCAGGCTGCGCGTTGTACTTATCGACGGCCTGGTTATACGTCTCCGCCTTAGCCTTAAACGCATCCGCAGCATCCGCAGACGCCTTCGTACCCGCCTTCCACTTCTCCACCGCCGACTGCGCCTGGTCTTGGGCCCATTCGACGGTTGAGGCGAACGTGTCCAGGGCGTCCGACGCCTTGCCATAGGCGTCCGCACCCTTGAACCACTTCGGGGGCTCGATCGCCACCGTCTCCCGAAACGCGTCCGCCCCCTCGCCCTTCACCGCGGACGAGTCCAAGCCCTTCAAACCCTCACCCACCGCAGTGAACGACTTCTGAAAGTCCTTCAGATGGGACGCCGTGGACCGCAACTTCGACGCAGACCCATAAATCAGCTTCGACTTGTCCTCGGTCTGACCCAAATCAAGCTCATCGACCTCAGCACCCATCCGATTCGCCAACGACCGAGACTGCTCACGCACCCAATCCGCGCCCGAGTCCCAACCGACATCCTGCAACCGGTCAGCGGTCCAATCCCCCGCCGCCTCAACCCCATCCCCAGCCCACTCCGCAGCATCCTCAACCGCGTCCTCCACCACATCCGGCGTGATGTCACTGACAAAATCACCAAAACCCACCGTCAGCTCCCCCGATTCCCTTGATCATCAGGGCACGGCCCCAGCCTCGGAGCGTGCGCCTGCAGCACGGTAGTCACAGTAGGGAGGCGTGGCCAGCAGTTGATGTGCGATTGAGGGAGGTCGGGACGTCGTGTTCGGCAGTTGCCTGCGCTCGCTCCCCAAGTTCGGTTGACGGGGAAGCAGGACAGGCGCCGACCAGGCTCATTCCGGCACCCCGCGCGCTCCGATTCAGCTCCCCAACCAATCCAGAAGATCGTCCGTCACCCAAGTGCCGCTCGTGGTCGGGTCGGGGTCGAGGGCTCCGAGGTCCAGTTGGTACACCGAGGTCCGGTCCTTGCCGTGGTGGCGCATGAAGAAGCCCGAGCCGCCGCTGTCGTCGCCGATGAGCACCCAGTGCGGGGCGTACTCGCGCACCTCGTATGTGGTGTTGCGCTCCGCGATCGTGTCCGGGCCGTAGATGTGGACCCCGTTGGGGAGCAGCACCCCCGGTGTCGTCCGCCAGAGCCTGGCCACCGTCGGGTTGGGGCCGTCGCGCAGACCGTTCGCCAGGGCCGTCCGGACGGTGAGGAAGCCGGCGAAGGTGTCGGCGATCTCGTCCTCCTCACCCGTGAGGTGGTCCCGGCGCACCACCGCGTACTCGTGCTTCGTCGGCCGGTCGAGGGCGAAGGCGTAGCTGTCTCCGCCGTCCGGTTCGTCGTAGAAGTAGAGGCGGTCGCCCCGGAGTCTGCCGGGGGCGGTGAGGGAGTCGTGGCTGTCAGCGTGGTCGGCGGGCGGGATCGTTGCGATCTCCGAGCCGTGGAGGGTGCCCGTCCCATAGGTGGAGAGCCACCAGCGGTAGGACCCGGGCAGTGTGCCCACGATGGTCTCCGCCGCGCGGAGCGCGGGCTCCGGGACGCCTCGGGTCGGCATGGCCCTGATGGCGGGTGATCCTTCGATCAACTGGCGCAGCAGGGTGAGATCGGGCTCCATGGGATGAGTCTGCCAGCCGGTTTGCTGATCCACGGTGGGGCTGTCAAGTCGGTGCTCCCCGCCAGGGCCGTGGTCCGCTTCGCGTCAACCTGTGTGGTGTACGTGGAGTGTGGGGCGTTCGGGAAGTGCTGGCCAGGGGCGAACCGTCGGCATTCGGCATCAACCCAAGGTGACTGCTCCGCGGTAGGCACCCTTGACCCCTGTGCAGGCGCGGTTCTACGGTCCACCCCGCGATCCCACAAGCCTTGATTTGTCATGCCCATGCCTTTTCTGGAGGTTCTGTGAAGCTCCGATCCCTCGTCGTCCCGTTCCTCGCGGCAGTCGGGATGCTCGTGCCCCTGGCGGTCCCGGCCGCCGCTCAGACGGCGACCTCCTCCCCAACGGTCCGGAACGCCGCCTCCCCCGCGGACCGTGCGGTGCTCAGCGAGTCCTTGCGCCTGCGCGGCGAACTCGGCTTCGGGACGCACACCGGCCCGGTGCGTTCCCTCGTCGAGCAACGGTCCGGCACCGCGGACGGGCTGCGCCCGCTCGTCAACGCCTGGGGGTTCATCGGCACCGCCGACGAGGCGGCCGAGATGAAGCGTAGGGATGCACTGGTCGACGCGGTCGCGCCCACCGTCCGTACCTACGCCCAACGCAAGGAGTTCGCCGGGCACTTCCTCGACAACCGCAACGGCGGGCGTCTCGTGGTCCAGTTCGCCGGAGCCCTGCCCGGCCAGCAGACCAGGGACCAACTGCTCGATCGGGCCGGGGCCGCGGGCAGTGCCAGGTCCGCTGTGGAGTTCCGCGTCGTCAAGCACTCGTCCGCCCAGCTCACACGGGCGATGAAGGCCCTGTGGGGATCGGTGCGTACGACGCGGGGCGCTTCCCCGGTGGTGGCCATCGCCGAGGACGTCATCGCCAACAGGCTCAAGGTGACCGTCAGCCCCGGCACGACGATCCGCCCCCTGCGCGCCACCCTGGCAGGGCTCGGCGTGTCCGCGCAGTTCAGTGAGGGCGAAGGCATCGAGGAGGCGTGCACCTCCCGCAACGTCTGTGACTCGCCGCGCCGCGGTGGCGTGGGCGTGAGCTTCGCCGGAGTGTTGTGCTCCATCGGCTGGGTGGTGAATCGGGCCGGGGTACGCGGAGCCGTGACCGCGGGACACTGCGGCTGGGGCACCAACTCGGGCACGGTCAGTTCGGGTGCGGGCGCCTATGGCTCGCTCACCAACATCAATGCGCTCGCCGCCGGCACTCACGCCGATATGCGATACATCTCCATCCCGAGCGGCGGCCAGCCCTGGCTGTACGAGAGCGCAGCGGTCAAGGCGCGGGTGGTGACCGGTTCGGCGCTCGGCACCATCGGGGCGAGCGCCTGTCTCTTCGGACGCAACTCCGAGAGCGCCCGCTGTGGCACGATCTCCTCCCTCAACGCCAGCCACACCAGCAGCACTTGCAGCTGTGTGGTCTACGGGCAGTCGGCGGCCTCGTACGCCAGCGCGGGTGGTGACAGCGGTGGTGCGATCGCCAGCGGTACCACCGGTTCGACCGCTCGCGGGGTGCACTCCGGCTCCTTCGGCGGCGCCAAGCACTACAGCTGGATCGGGTACACCTCCACGTACAACATGGGAAGTCTGGCCACCTGACCAGCGGGCGGAGCACGGTCGTGCCGCCCGCCACGGAGGTGGGCGGCATGACCGCTGGCCGATGACGCAGCGGGTGAAGGGCGTGGCCATCCTTGAACCGCCCACGCAGGCTCCCTGACCGATGGGCGGCAGGCTGCTGTCCGGGTTGCTCATTGGCCGCGTGGTCTCACTCCCGGGGGACTTCTATGTCTGCCTCACGCG
Coding sequences within:
- a CDS encoding putative T7SS-secreted protein, which encodes MGFGDFVSDITPDVVEDAVEDAAEWAGDGVEAAGDWTADRLQDVGWDSGADWVREQSRSLANRMGAEVDELDLGQTEDKSKLIYGSASKLRSTASHLKDFQKSFTAVGEGLKGLDSSAVKGEGADAFRETVAIEPPKWFKGADAYGKASDALDTFASTVEWAQDQAQSAVEKWKAGTKASADAADAFKAKAETYNQAVDKYNAQPAEKQDVSSLPAKPGKFVDPGVALMKEAQEILAEARRQRNSAAETARASVRAARDAAPPKPSYAEQAKSGLDELEVMQSHFVGGIVKGTAGLVNFVRSVNPLDPYNLTHPAEYALALSSTAAGLVQVANDPWGAGKQMVTGFMKDPAEGLGRLVPDLLLTAATGGGGAAVKGARIAKEAADLAADASRARKAVDDAPAGTHNRPDGERTTQNTDPVDLASGRMFLPQTDVVLPGTLPLVFTRRVESGYRSGRFFGPSWSSTVDERLEIDPIGVIHITADGLLLTYPHPVPGLPTAPETGRSRARLVRWESGDYTITDPDTGLVRHFTAAPGAEPGTDGDIWLTQITDRNHNTITIDRTDTGTPLALVHSGGYHLTLATDGDNGRITALTLAEGDTSHPIRTYGYTDGDLTTVTKPSGATLTFEYDEHHHVTAWIDSNNSRYDYVYDNRHRVIGEAGHYQLTLTYSTPDPTTGHRTTTLTTAQGHTTHHLIDHNSRTLATTNPHGHTTRYTYDARGNQLTHTNPLGHTTTYTYDQQDRLTTVTLADTSEARTEYNSSGLPTNLFGRDGTSKRQEYDENGNLVVATDQCGSSTRWTYDAQGRPTSVTDAQGGVAHVLCNGAGLPSRTADPAGGTICIDRDGFGRPIRITDPLGAITRLAWGSDGGLTQRTGPDGASEAWAYDGEGNCTSHTDAAGRTTQFEYTHFDLLSARTDPDGARYEFRHDNELRLTEVINPQGMTWSYTYDRGGFLTSETDFDGRTLTYSLDPAGRLRSLTNALGQVITYERDQVGRVVCKDVLGEVTHYTYDRAGRLIRAAGSNCELTYQYDRRGRVKTEVSDGDATTYAYDTLGRRTRRTTPTGRVTSYSYDAAGHLARLTSGKHHVAFTRDAAGHERKRTYGETLAFLSTWDAAGRLSAEHFTADARVVNHRAYTYRADGQLTTLDDALRGASSFELDTANRVTTVTAAGWTETYTYDSAGNQTHASWPTVHPGHEAAGTRVYEGTNISRAGSIRYRHDALGRVIVRQRTRISRKPDIWHYSWNAEDLLTGITTPDGVRWRYRYDPLGRRTAKQRLADDGETVVEETRFTWDGTTLCEQTSSSRELPNSITLTWDHHGRRPLAQTERIHSEAVPHATVDERFFAIATDIIGTPTELITETGDIAWRSRTTLWGITAWNTDASGYTPLRFPGQYYDPETGLHYNYLRHYDPGTARYLSVDPLGLAPNPNPVSYVGNPKAQSDYLGLAPNDYPPDKAPEDKVPSGEHYSTEDLARVAEHLGTRVDPWEVNDAMIENIRARMEAGLPLSEGQIYFMRHELTEAKLMDEGMPYEEAHEIALKTHPHLKNYSPDVIAQYPGWFNKAWRKAWGMD
- a CDS encoding SMI1/KNR4 family protein; the encoded protein is MEPDLTLLRQLIEGSPAIRAMPTRGVPEPALRAAETIVGTLPGSYRWWLSTYGTGTLHGSEIATIPPADHADSHDSLTAPGRLRGDRLYFYDEPDGGDSYAFALDRPTKHEYAVVRRDHLTGEEDEIADTFAGFLTVRTALANGLRDGPNPTVARLWRTTPGVLLPNGVHIYGPDTIAERNTTYEVREYAPHWVLIGDDSGGSGFFMRHHGKDRTSVYQLDLGALDPDPTTSGTWVTDDLLDWLGS